CCCGCCCTTTCTTTTGTCCGCACCCCGGCCAAGCGAATCGGCCAGAACCGCTCCCGCGAGAGTGAACTCGTTCACTTTCAACACGGAGCGAAAAGTGCCGACATCGAAGAAGCAAACGCAAAAGAAAATAAAAGTTCTGTCCTTATTTTCTGGATGTGGTGGATTAGACCTGGGTTTTCTAGGCGGGTTCTCTTTTTCTGGAAAGGATTATGAACGTCTTGATACCGATGTCGTTTTCGCAAATGATTTTGATCCTGATGCTGTCAACTGTTATAACAGCAATGCTTTGCTTGTGAAAGATTCTGCAAAATCAATATGCAAGGATGTTCGAGAAATTGAGGACGAAGAATTTCCCGACTTCGATGTCATGATCGCTGGATTTCCGTGCCAACCATTTTCCAATGCGGGGAACCGTAAAGGCGTAAACGATAAAAATGGCCGTGGTACATTGTTTGAGGAATGTGAACGAATCTTAAAGTATAAGATTTCTCAAAAGAAAAAGCCCAAAGCATTTTTATTCGAAAATGTTCGAGGAATCCTTTCGTCTAAAATGCCTGACGGAAAAACAACTGTGCCAAATGAAATTAAGGCTCGAATGGAAAAACTCGGTTATAACGTTTCGATGCAATTGGTTTGTGCGAGTGATTACGGAGTTCCGCAAAAAAGATACCGTGTATTAATTGTTGGTGTCGATAAGAAAATAGGCTCGTTTGATTTCGAAAAGATAAAAGAACTTGTCCAAAAAGAAAACATTCCGTCGGAATCTTTTGGCAAACAAGAAAAGTTACTTCTTGGTTCTATCTTGAAGGATGTCCCTAAAGAAGACTTTTGGGAATATACAAAAGCAACTCAAAATATGATTGAGAAAATCGGCCCTTGTGCACATGGTGCGAGAGCTTTGAAATATTTCAAAAAAGATTTTGAGTACGATAAGATGCCCGAAATTTATAAGGAAGGTAAATCTTGGAAGGATATTCCTCCAGAGGAATTGACGCCTCGCTTTAAGAAGATTTATGATGATCCCAAGAAGTACCATTCCCCAAAATTTTTCAGAAGATTTGCTTTTGGCGAAATCAACGGAACGATTACGGCTTCATCTCAGCCTGAAAACTGCGGTATAACTCACCCCATTGAAAATAGACGCTTTACTGTTCGCGAAATTGCCAGAATCCAATCATTTCCAGACAATTTTGATTTTAGCAAAATCCCCTTGCAATCAAGGTATAAAGTTATTGGGAATGCAGTTCCGCCGATACTCGGTTGGGTTGTCGCGAAAACATTGACTGAAATTATAAAGGAGGGATAAACTTATGTATTTGTCGAAAGAATCTATCGTCAATTTATTCTTCCAAATGAATTTTCTCTATTCGGGAGAAGACATTCAAAAACAGGGTGGAACACAATTTTTTAGCGAATTGAAATATTTTCTTGCGTTGGATGAATTTATCAAATCAGAGCAAAGACCTTGCGATACGAAAAATAAAAATGATAAACAGAAGTTTGTTGTCAATGTAGGTCATTTCGTTCAACTTTCAGATCCAAATACTAGTGAATCTTTGGATGCTAAAAACTTCTTTGATAGTTTTGGGCAGAATAAGGATTTTGATGTTGGAAGCAATTTCTTTAGTGCCGGAGCGGTAAACAAGTCTTTGACTTCGACTACGCCATTATCTTTTCCTTCAAGACATCCGCAATTACTTAAATGTGAAAATGGTGTAATTGACATTGCGGATGGAGCTTATCAGCGTTTCGCAAATGAGCAAGACTATCTTTATTATCAAGACAGAAAAAAGAAAACTATTCTTCCTAACAAGAAAGCGCTTCTCTTTTTCTGGTTGAACAGAAATACTGATTTTACAAGTAAAGATTCTCTCTTTAACGATTTCTTGAATAGCCTGCGCAAACGCTATTCTCCAAATATGATTAGCGCATTGAAATGGGATGAACAAGACGCTGTTTACATCAACATTGCAAGAAATTTAAGCACTTCAAATGATATATCTTTCGTGAAAAAAGAAGATTTAATATTTGATCAGAAGGATTCATATCAAAGAAAAAAATATTTTGAAACATGGTTATGCCTAAATTCATCAGGAGATGATGGTTTTAGAACGCTTTGTGTTGATGTTTGTGAACAATGGCTTGATAAAAAAATGCCAGGCAATCAAATTGGAAATTTGTTCCGTTATAAAGATTATGAATCATATAAGAGGGAACATATCCGAATAACAGCTTTGAAAGATTTTAGCTCTGTTAGTGATAATGACCAAAGTGGTAGACCTAGAACAGCAATAAATCATTATCTGAATTTTTTGAATAAAATGCCTCACACAAAAAAAGTAGATGATGACAATTTTGTCAAGTTACTAAAGCAGTTGGAACAGGAGATTGAGAAAAATCCAGAAAGAATAGATGCTTTGAAAAAACTTCTGCCTCTTGAAGAAAAAAAAGACAAAGATTCTTCTGGTACTCAATCATTGTTCTACTTCAATTTTACTCCATTCACCCCCACCCAAAAAATCTACTACGGTGTTCCGGGTTGTGGCAAGAGCCATACGATTACCACAATGCTGAAGGATGAAAAGGCTAAAACCCCGACATTCAGCGAAGAAAATCAAGTCGTCCGCACCACATTCCACCCCGAATACACCAACGCCGACTTTATCGGTCAAATCCTTCCCGAAGTTCATGAGGACCCTCAGGGAAAATCCGTTGTGGAGTACAAGTTCAAACCGGGACCTTTTGCAAAGATTTTGAAGCAGGCTTTGCACAATCCGAGCAGACCGTTCTACCTCGTTATTGAAGAAATCAACCGCGGAAATGCCGCAGCCATTTTTGGCGATGTATTCCAACTTCTGGACCGTCTGAAAAATGGAGATACATCAAAGGAACCTGTCGGGACAGATGGTTTCGAAAATCATTACGGAAAAGGCTGGAGCGAATATTTCGTCATGAATGCTGATGTCAACGCTTACATCCGTGACGCAAAAAGCGATGATGAACTCGATACAAAATCAATTGATGTTTCAGGAATCCATTTCTCGTCTAGCACGGGGCTGCGCCTCCCGCCAAACCTTTCCATCTACGCAACGATGAATACCAGCGACCAGAATGTGTTTACGCTCGATAACGCATTCCAGCGCCGTTGGGATATGGAACTCGTTCCGAACACCTGCATTTGGAGTGATGAAGACCATAAAAAGCAGGCGAAGTTGCAAATCGGCGATACGGATATTCGCTGGGAAACTTTCCGCAATGCTATAAATAGCGAAATCTCCGATGGAGACTTTTTCAATGCCGATGACAAGCAGTTGGGACTGTTCTTTATTGAAGCCGAAGGCGATAAAATCGATGGGAAAAAGTTTGCAAACAAGGTCTTGAAATACCTGTGGGCAGACGTTTTTAAGCGCGATACCGGAAAAATTTTCAAATCCGAAAACCTGAGCAAGGTAGTGGAAGATTTTACAGGTACAGATGCGTTCGACAAGGTGTTTGCCGATGAGTTTGTTCAATCATTGAAAAGCACCAACGATGAAATAAAGAACCACGAATAAATGAACGGAATGCGAATCACTGTCGCCGAAAAGGGTTCGGACTTTGTCGGTCTTAAAATCACGCTTGATGCCAGATGCGTGACGTTCCCTATGGGTTACTCGATTACATCGAGTGATAACGCCGACATCGCGCCAACCCTTCGTTCCGAAATTCTTTTGCTGATTCGAAAAATAAGCGATTGCGAAAAATTGCAGGGCGAACGGGTTTGCCGCATAAACACGAACGACCAGCGTCTCGATTTCCCTATTGGCAGCATCCTGTTCCTGATAGAAGACTTCCTTAATCGCGGTTCCTATTACACCGAAAAAGAAAAAATCATGGGCGATGGCCTGCCCGGGAAAATTTCCTGGAGCGGCACCATCAAAAGAATCAAGCCGATTGTTTCTGAACGCGGCATCGCGTTCCTTGATTTTATCGTCCACAAGAGTCGCATAAAGAACGACCGGCTTATTACGGAACTGCACAAGTATTGCGTTTACAAGTCATTTGAACTGTTGGGATTCCTCTATACGGTGGCGATGCCGGATCAAGGACTTATTAACGAAGCGGATATCAAGAAGAACAGGGCCTATTACGTCAGCTTTCTGGACTCAAAAATTTCGGAAACCCACCTAGAGCAGAACGCCGAACTTTTCGTCCACATGAAAAATGTCATCCAGAATTTCGACAGCGAAGACACGATAAGTTCTGCAACTTACGGGACAAATTCTTTCCATACGATCTGGGAAAGCATGGTTAACGACGTGTACGGAACCGTGAGCAAACCGGAAATGGAAAAATATTACCCTTGTTCTAAATGGAAAAGACCGAATGGCGATTGGCTAAAAAATAATGTTCCACTCCGGCCCGACACGATAATGATTGACGATAGCACAGGGGTTAAGCTTTGCTTTATTCTCGATTCTAAATACTATTCGTACGCTGCGATGAAAAATGACGGCGCAGATGTGTCCGAAGATAATTCGCAGGTTTCTGTCGCAGACCATGGCTCTATCCCTGGAACGGATTCCATACAGAAGCAAATCACTTACGCTGAATTTATAGACAAGTCACGAACACGACCTACGAATAAATGCCCGGAAAAATACAAGTTTGATCCAGACAAGATTTTCAACGTATTTATTTTACCGGGAAATGTGCCGGACGGCAACGGCATCAAATACATCGGTTACGCCGAAGCTGATTGGAACACCAAAGCTACCGAAGGCTACCGAAAAATCCACGGATTTCTTCTCGACACCAAAACCGTGATGCGAAAGCAAATTTCGTCATCAACCTCTAGGCGGATATTGATTGACTACATTTTAAGTGTCGTTCACGAACAGGGTGCTTGAACTGTATATTTGTACGAGTACATCGGCAAGGATATCTTCAAGAAATGTCCGTAGGGCTTGCTACACCGCCGAGCAGATTGCCTCGTTCTAATATCTAGCCGCCATTTTTCTATATTTACACACGATGAAATTACCAGTCGTGTGCATTATCGGACGCCCGAACGTGGGCAAGTCCTCGCTATTCAACCGCATCCTGGGCCGCAGGGCGGCAGTCGTCTCGGACCGTGACGGCGTTACGCGCGATAGGCATTACCAGACGGCGAACTACAAGGGCCACGAGTTCACGGTGGTCGATACGGGCGGATTCTTGCCCGACGATTCCATCGACGTTTTGGCCGATAGCGTCCGTGCGCAGATTTTCAATGCGGTCGAGGAATCCGACCTCGTGCTCTTCATGGTGGATGTCCGCGTGGGCATTACCAAGCTCGACCAGCAGTTTGCGCGCCTTATCCGCAAGCTCGATAAGAAGGTGATTCTTGTGGCGAACAAGAGCGAGCAGCAGGGCGACCGCCAGGAAAGTTACGAGTTTCTCAAGCTCGGTTTTGGCCAGCCCCGCACCATCAGTGCGCTTACGGGCTATGCCTGCCTCTCGCTCCTCGACGAGGTCGTCTCGATTCTCCCGACGCCGGTGCGTGGCGAACGCAAGGAAGAACGCCCCATCCGTTTCGCGATTCTTGGCCGCCCGAACGCGGGCAAGAGCACGCTGTTGAACCGCCTGCTGAACGAAGACCGCGCAGTGGTTTCCGACATTCCGGGTACGACCCGCGATTCCATCGACTGCGACTTCATTGTCGATGGCCAGAAGTTCGTGGTAACCGACACGGCGGGCCTCCGCAAGAAGGCGAAGGTCGAGGACGAAGTCGAAATTTTCAGCAACATGCGCACGCTCGAAAGCATCCGCCGCTCCGACCTCTCGGTACTGATGGTCGATTGCACCCGCGGGCTCGAGGTGCAGGACTTCCGCATCATTACCGAAATCCGCAAGGCGGGCAAGGGCCTGGTGCTCGTGCTCAACAAGTGGGATATCTACCCGGACAAGACGGAAAAGTCCTTCGACCACATGGTGAAGGAGATGCTCGAACGCGAACCGATGCTCGAGTACGTGCCGATTATTTCTGCAAGCGCCAAGGAAGGCCAGCGCGTGAACCGCATTGTGCAGGCCATCCAGACGGTGTATGCCAACTGCCGCCGCGTGCTGGGCCGTGACCGTGTCGCCGAAAGTTTTGCGAACTTCTTGCAGGAGAAGGCGCCCCCGAGCCACAACGCCCGCGTGGTGTCGCTTACCCGCGCATGCCAGATTATGGTGGAGCCGCCCGTCATCGCAATCGAGACGCGCACGCCCGAGCTGGTGGATGAGTCGTACAAGCGCTACCTGCTCAAGAAGTTTTACGAGGAATTCCAGTTGCAGGGTGCCCCCTTGCGCCTGAATTTCGACCAGAAGTTAACCCTCAGAAAGGATGAAGAACTTGAACAGTTTACTGAGTCTTCCAATAGCGTACTTGCTGGGGTCAATCCCCAGCGCCATATGGATCGCAAAACTCGCGAAAGGTAAGAACTTCGACATTAGGGATTACGGCTCCAAGAATGCGGGCCTCACCAATACGTTCCGCGTGCTCGGCTGGAAGCCGGCGCTCCCCGTGGTATTCATGGACTTGCTCAAGGGCTTCTTCGGCCCGTGGATTGCCATGAGGTTGTGCGAAATGCAGGTGGCCGCCGGCGGTGCCGATTATTCGCACTGGGTTCCGCTTGTCGCGGGTATCCTCGTGATTCTTGGCCACAGCTTCACCTGCTTCGCGGGTTTCCGCGGTGGCAAGGGCGTGCTTGCGGCGCTCGGCGTGTTCCTCGCGCTCTGCCCGATTACGGCCCTCTCGGCTTTTGGCGTGTGGATTGTCCTCACGGCTTCAACCAAGTACGTTTCGGTAGGTAGCATCGGCGCATGCGTCGCGCTCGGCGTTTTTGCCGTGATGGGGTACCTCAAG
This genomic interval from Fibrobacter sp. UWR3 contains the following:
- a CDS encoding DNA cytosine methyltransferase, with translation PPFLLSAPRPSESARTAPARVNSFTFNTERKVPTSKKQTQKKIKVLSLFSGCGGLDLGFLGGFSFSGKDYERLDTDVVFANDFDPDAVNCYNSNALLVKDSAKSICKDVREIEDEEFPDFDVMIAGFPCQPFSNAGNRKGVNDKNGRGTLFEECERILKYKISQKKKPKAFLFENVRGILSSKMPDGKTTVPNEIKARMEKLGYNVSMQLVCASDYGVPQKRYRVLIVGVDKKIGSFDFEKIKELVQKENIPSESFGKQEKLLLGSILKDVPKEDFWEYTKATQNMIEKIGPCAHGARALKYFKKDFEYDKMPEIYKEGKSWKDIPPEELTPRFKKIYDDPKKYHSPKFFRRFAFGEINGTITASSQPENCGITHPIENRRFTVREIARIQSFPDNFDFSKIPLQSRYKVIGNAVPPILGWVVAKTLTEIIKEG
- a CDS encoding LlaJI family restriction endonuclease; amino-acid sequence: MRITVAEKGSDFVGLKITLDARCVTFPMGYSITSSDNADIAPTLRSEILLLIRKISDCEKLQGERVCRINTNDQRLDFPIGSILFLIEDFLNRGSYYTEKEKIMGDGLPGKISWSGTIKRIKPIVSERGIAFLDFIVHKSRIKNDRLITELHKYCVYKSFELLGFLYTVAMPDQGLINEADIKKNRAYYVSFLDSKISETHLEQNAELFVHMKNVIQNFDSEDTISSATYGTNSFHTIWESMVNDVYGTVSKPEMEKYYPCSKWKRPNGDWLKNNVPLRPDTIMIDDSTGVKLCFILDSKYYSYAAMKNDGADVSEDNSQVSVADHGSIPGTDSIQKQITYAEFIDKSRTRPTNKCPEKYKFDPDKIFNVFILPGNVPDGNGIKYIGYAEADWNTKATEGYRKIHGFLLDTKTVMRKQISSSTSRRILIDYILSVVHEQGA
- the plsY gene encoding glycerol-3-phosphate 1-O-acyltransferase PlsY, which translates into the protein MLGSIPSAIWIAKLAKGKNFDIRDYGSKNAGLTNTFRVLGWKPALPVVFMDLLKGFFGPWIAMRLCEMQVAAGGADYSHWVPLVAGILVILGHSFTCFAGFRGGKGVLAALGVFLALCPITALSAFGVWIVLTASTKYVSVGSIGACVALGVFAVMGYLKLPFPPDDINLGLMITCLLVAVFVIVKHKSNIKRLLNGTENGFGSKRKTPKA
- the der gene encoding ribosome biogenesis GTPase Der, with the translated sequence MKLPVVCIIGRPNVGKSSLFNRILGRRAAVVSDRDGVTRDRHYQTANYKGHEFTVVDTGGFLPDDSIDVLADSVRAQIFNAVEESDLVLFMVDVRVGITKLDQQFARLIRKLDKKVILVANKSEQQGDRQESYEFLKLGFGQPRTISALTGYACLSLLDEVVSILPTPVRGERKEERPIRFAILGRPNAGKSTLLNRLLNEDRAVVSDIPGTTRDSIDCDFIVDGQKFVVTDTAGLRKKAKVEDEVEIFSNMRTLESIRRSDLSVLMVDCTRGLEVQDFRIITEIRKAGKGLVLVLNKWDIYPDKTEKSFDHMVKEMLEREPMLEYVPIISASAKEGQRVNRIVQAIQTVYANCRRVLGRDRVAESFANFLQEKAPPSHNARVVSLTRACQIMVEPPVIAIETRTPELVDESYKRYLLKKFYEEFQLQGAPLRLNFDQKLTLRKDEELEQFTESSNSVLAGVNPQRHMDRKTRER